Proteins from a single region of Gemmatimonadaceae bacterium:
- a CDS encoding Ig-like domain-containing protein — protein MTRPWILALCLGAAACGYRSAPTQPATPPVSSVVLAPASPTVAVGQTVQLTATALDAHGGAIAGLHVTWGSSDPAVATVDQHGLVMGIAGGNSKISATISGATGALDVAVTTH, from the coding sequence ATGACGCGTCCGTGGATTCTCGCGCTGTGCCTCGGCGCCGCTGCCTGCGGCTACCGGAGCGCCCCCACGCAGCCCGCCACACCGCCGGTGTCGTCGGTGGTGCTGGCGCCGGCCAGCCCCACGGTGGCCGTGGGCCAGACCGTCCAGCTCACCGCCACGGCGCTCGACGCCCACGGCGGTGCCATCGCGGGACTCCACGTCACCTGGGGCTCATCCGATCCGGCGGTGGCGACCGTGGACCAGCACGGGCTCGTGATGGGCATCGCCGGCGGCAATTCGAAGATTTCAGCCACGATAAGCGGCGCCACCGGCGCGCTCGACGTGGCCGTCACCACCCACTGA
- a CDS encoding ferric reductase-like transmembrane domain-containing protein, with the protein MTPLDLSSDVALVAVCLLTCNLLLGLLLSMHYNPWKHWPHRRFNYFKLHNWTGYVALALAVLHAVLLLAVKTPAFRFIDIVYPVNGPKQPWINSIGAASLYVLGAVVVTSYYRVEIGRGRWKLFHYLTYLTAALFFMHGVLTDPTLKDAPIDYLDGEKVLIEVSALLVVAVSAYRLRWGLRHRRHKDVVPAVSRAA; encoded by the coding sequence GTGACCCCACTTGACCTCTCGAGCGACGTCGCCCTCGTGGCGGTGTGCCTGCTCACCTGCAACCTGCTGCTCGGGCTGTTGCTCTCCATGCACTACAATCCGTGGAAACACTGGCCCCACCGCCGCTTCAACTACTTCAAGCTCCACAACTGGACGGGGTACGTGGCCCTGGCGCTGGCCGTTCTGCACGCCGTCCTGCTGCTGGCCGTGAAGACGCCCGCGTTCCGGTTCATCGACATCGTCTACCCCGTGAACGGGCCCAAGCAGCCGTGGATCAACTCCATCGGCGCCGCGTCGCTGTACGTGCTGGGCGCGGTCGTGGTCACGTCGTACTACCGCGTGGAGATCGGGCGCGGCCGGTGGAAGCTGTTCCACTACCTCACGTATCTCACGGCGGCGCTGTTCTTCATGCACGGGGTGCTCACCGACCCCACGCTCAAGGACGCCCCGATCGACTATCTCGACGGCGAGAAGGTCCTGATCGAGGTGTCCGCGCTGCTCGTGGTCGCCGTGTCCGCCTACCGGTTGCGATGGGGGCTGCGCCACCGCCGCCACAAGGACGTGGTTCCGGCGGTGTCGCGCGCCGCGTGA